A single region of the Penaeus monodon isolate SGIC_2016 chromosome 18, NSTDA_Pmon_1, whole genome shotgun sequence genome encodes:
- the LOC119584834 gene encoding uncharacterized protein LOC119584834: protein MTRVMFLAVIAALAICAETASLGHQRSQGELHRGKRQFSWSSNQVVTQIGGEESGGEQRVNSHNTILGNTQNVRQVATADNNKQIVHQGYSLFGPSEQEVVQIATGKGYQHQIIHQKGSIFGTTKYKYTQRGGTKQVFIGK from the exons ATGACGCGTGTGATGTTCCTGGCGGTGATCGCTGCTTTAGCCATCTGTGCTGAGACAGCTTCACTGGGACATCAAA GATCTCAAGGGGAACTGCACCGAGGAAAACGTCAGTTCTCTTGG TCTAGCAATCAAGTAGTAACACAGATcggaggagaagagagcggaggagagcaGAGGGTCAATTCTCACAACACAATTCTTGGCAATACTCAGAATGTCAGACAAGTGGCAACAGCAGACAATAACAAGCAAATTGTGCATCAAGGCTATTCTCTGTTCGGCCCCAGTGAACAAGAAGTCGTGCAGATTGCTACAGGGAAAGGTTACCAACACCAAATTATCCACCAAAAGGGAAGCATCTTTGGGactactaaatataaatatactcagAGAGGAGGAACTAAGCAGGTGTTTATTGGAAAGTAA
- the LOC119584835 gene encoding LOW QUALITY PROTEIN: uncharacterized protein LOC119584835 (The sequence of the model RefSeq protein was modified relative to this genomic sequence to represent the inferred CDS: inserted 2 bases in 2 codons; deleted 2 bases in 1 codon) — protein sequence RRRNQLHFLRDCLDEQVLPSSISNVLKNSEEGSPFPDYARSLLLERIRAGRRDVEHAFYRSRARSDFLEERLPRHIFQLMSDVAHDSSRSLSTNHGRSLSQKLSSLTARSPWSRFSLTNAVTNLSSLSLISHKLQLLGFSLFFALRPHPLTSIDIISSFDRFISSHRNSLPDVSLRGAFIPALESLLHPNPSIPRHYREALQSLRREDVTILPSDKGNSVVVLDRASYLKKAQDLLDDASTYAPLTSDPRKHIAATFHRRLKEIAACFPKANLYQRFRVINPRLPHFYGLPKTHKPAVPLRPIISSRGSVTHPLAAWLAKCLTPLLGTFSPAHLRHSQDFISRVRGVSLATMMSLDVDSLFTKVPLDDVLAFLQRRLPAEDPRLPLPTDVFLQLIRLCVESNSFSFEGRFYSQTFGVAMGSPXSPVLANLFMDFFESELLPSISLRPSIWLRYVDDVFALWPHDPALFPGFLMQLNSLSPSIRFKVEWEVDYKLPFLDTLVHRSADYFSFSIYRKPIHSVYSMYIHFFSYHPLHVKRGVATSLFLRALRICDPQYLDGVIVFLRRSFSKLGYPRHVLDAALSRARRTFYHDSPPKETPHLPVLSLPYTEEIYSLHRPLHPLNCRLIFRQVNILRRNLVHTSPPSSSKVGTYAVPCASCDKQYFGETGASLTKRLSQHKYAISXGYNNNVLFCHQWDTGHQMDWSAVRIVFPSADVHSRRLVESSLIKLLPNFNLNSGFSPADSLLASHILRLLPYAGHPAHSPPDP from the exons cgacggaga AACCAACTACATTTCCTCCGTGATTGCCTCGACGAGCAagtactcccttcctccatctctaatgtactgaaaaattctgaggaaggatctcccttcccggactatgcacgttctctcctccttgaacgcattCGTGCTGGCAGGAGGGACGTCGAGCATGCCTTTTATCGTTCACGtgcacgttcggacttcctggaggagcggctccccagacatatcttccagctcatgtccgacgttgctcatgattcttcccggtccctctccaccaaccatggtcgctctctctcccagaaactctccagcctgaccgcccgcagtccttggtcccgcttctccctcaccaacGCTGTCAcaaacctatcttccctgtccttgatcTCCCATAAgctacaactccttggcttcagtcttttctttgctcttcgccctcacccccttacctccatcgacattatttcctcctttgaccgtttcatctcttctcacaggaactctttgcctgatgtctctctccgtggtgctttcatcccggccctcgaatctctcctccatcctaacccttccattcccaggcattaccgtgaggcccttcaaagcctgcgcagggaggacgtcaccattctgccttctgacaagggcaactcggtggtggtccttgaccgtgcctcttacctgaagaaggcccaggacctgttggatgacgcctctacttatgctcccctgaccagtgacccccgtaaacacattgctgctaccttccaccgtcgactgaaagagatagcagcttgTTTTCCgaaggcgaatctctaccagaggttcagggtcatcaaccctcgactccctcatttctatgggcttcctaaaacccataagccggccgtgcctctgcgccccatcatctcctcccggggatctgtgacgcaccctcttgcagcctggctggcgaagtgtctcactccccttcttggcaccttctctcctgctcacctgcgccactctcaggacttcatctcccgcgttcgtggagtatcactggcgaccatgatgagcttggacgttgactccctgttcaccaaggtcccgcttgatgatgtccttgctttcctccagaggagactccccgcagaggatcctcgtctccctctgcccaccgacgtcttcctccagctgattcgtctgtgtgtggagtctaattccttttcttttgaaggtcgcttctactctcagacgttcggtgttgccatgggctctc tctctccagtcctggcaaatctgttcatggacttcttcgagtctgagcttctcccttctatctcccttcgGCCATCGATCTGGctaaggtatgtcgacgacgtctttgctctctggcctcatgaccctgctctgtttccgggtttcctgatgcagctgaactctctctctccttccatccgtttcaaggtggaatgggaggttgactaCAAGCTCCCTTTcctggacaccctagtccatcgctctgctgactacttctccttctccatatacaggaaacccattcATAGTGTGTAc agtatgtacatacacttcttctcataccaccctctccatgtgaagagaggtgttgccacctcgctgttccttcgcgcccttcgcatctgtgacccccagtacctggatggagtgatcgtcttccttcgtcgctcgttctccaaactgggctaccctcgtcatgttctcgacgccgcgttatccagggcacggcgtaccttctaccacgactctcctcctaaagagactcctcacctgcccgtcctcagcctgccctacactgaggaaatctactctctccatcgccctcttcaccctctcaactgcaggctgatctttcgccaggtgaacattctccgtcgcaacctggtccatactagccctccttcctcctcgaaggtgggcacctatgctgttccttgtgcctcctgtgataagcagtactttggcgaaacaggcgccagtcttaccaagcgtctgtctcaacataagtacgctatat agggatACAACAATAAcgtcctcttttgccatcagtgggacactggccatcagatggactggtcagcagtgcggattgtctttccttccgccgatgtccactcccgcagactggtggaatcttcccttataaagctgctgcctaatttcaacttgaacagcggcttttctcctgctgatagtctccttgcttcccatatcctccgccttctaccgtatgccggccacccggcgcatagtccgcccgatcct
- the LOC119584187 gene encoding uncharacterized protein LOC119584187 → MTRVMFLAVIAALAICAETASLGHQRSQGELHRGKRQFSWSSNQVVTQIGGEESGGEQRVNSHNTILGNTQNVRQVATADNNKQIVHQGYSLFGPSEQEVVQIATGKGYQHQIIHQKGSIFGNTKYKYTQRGGTKQVFIGK, encoded by the exons ATGACGCGTGTGATGTTCCTGGCGGTGATCGCTGCTTTAGCCATCTGTGCTGAGACAGCTTCACTGGGACATCAAA GATCTCAAGGGGAACTGCACCGAGGAAAACGTCAGTTCTCTTGG TCTAGCAATCAAGTAGTAACACAGATcggaggagaagagagcggaggagagcaGAGGGTCAATTCTCACAACACAATTCTTGGCAATACTCAGAATGTCAGACAAGTGGCAACAGCAGACAATAACAAGCAAATTGTGCATCAAGGCTATTCTCTGTTCGGCCCCAGTGAACAAGAAGTCGTGCAGATTGCTACAGGGAAAGGTTACCAACACCAAATTATCCACCAAAAGGGAAGCATCTTTGGgaatactaaatataaatatactcagAGAGGAGGAACTAAGCAGGTGTTTATTGGAAAGTAA